A genomic segment from Aegilops tauschii subsp. strangulata cultivar AL8/78 chromosome 1, Aet v6.0, whole genome shotgun sequence encodes:
- the LOC141026150 gene encoding protein RADIALIS-like 3, producing the protein MSSGSSSRSNSPSSDSEWSKENKMFEEALAYYGVSSPNLWEKVASAMGGTKSAEEVRRHFQILVDDINNIEHGRIPFPKYKTQGFWT; encoded by the coding sequence ATGTCTTCTGGGTCGTCGTCTCGGAGCAACTCCCCGAGCTCGGACTCGGAGTGGAGCAAGGAGAACAAGATGTTCGAGGAGGCGCTCGCCTACTACGGCGTGAGCTCCCCCAACCTCTGGGAGAAGGTGGCCAGCGCCATGGGGGGTACCAAGTCTGCTGAGGAGGTGCGCCGCCACTTCCAGATCCTTGTCGACGACATCAACAACATCGAGCACGGCCGCATCCCCTTCCCCAAGTACAAGACCCAAGGATTCTGGACCTAG